One window from the genome of Salvelinus fontinalis isolate EN_2023a chromosome 3, ASM2944872v1, whole genome shotgun sequence encodes:
- the dnai1.2 gene encoding dynein, axonemal, intermediate chain 1, paralog 2: MPVAHKTGAVKSKQGSNAQSQKAPAAKTAKAASKKKDEEDGTETGEGDEWMQGKTLIKPVDQLDLTEAELKEEFTRILTANNPHAPQNIVRYSFKERSYKPISSVDQLAVHFVLEGNLLHQDSDEARRQRAKQGLPEEKATVETAVAEKPETPAAGGEDAGDVEEGGGEESADSVESKAGKKEQKITNQFNFSERASQTLNNPLRERGCQTEPPPRANFSATANQWEIYDVYLEVLQKQEKNKEKAKAVPKKDDDKGKKKMMLVETQSDDITKVAKVAKIIERMVNQNTFDDIAQDFKYFEDASDEYREQEGTLLPLWKFQYDKAKRLSVTALCWNESYKDLFAVGLGSYDFTKQGRGMLVFYSLKNSTFPEYIYPTTSGILCLDIHKHLPYLVAVGFYDGCVAVYNLKEETLQPIYKSTAKSGKHTDPVWQVKWQKDDMDNNHNFFSVSSDGRVVSWTLVKNELVFTDIIKLSLAGAVSEGPEGVQLPIMACGTSFDFHKQIDYLFLVGTEEGKIHKCSKAYSSQFLETYNAHNMAVDAVKWNHFHTKVFISCSSDWTVKIWDHTIKTPMFTFDLNASVGDVAWSPYSSTVFAAVTTDGKVHTFDLSINKYEAICQQPVVAKKKTKLTHIEFNPVYPIIIVGDDRGYVTSLKLSPNLRKKPKEKKGQELPKGPEVEIAKMEKLLSLLREPENSNA, translated from the exons ATGCCTGTAGCTCACAAGACAGGAGCTGTGAAATCCAAGCAG GGATCAAATGCTCAGTCCCAGAAGGCACCCGCAGCAAAGACTGCAAAAGCTGCCAGCAAGAAAAAG GATGAGGAGGATGGAACAGAAACGGGTGAAGGAGATGAGTGGATGCAAGGGAAGACTCTGATCAAGCCAGTTGACCAGCTGGATCTCACCGAGGCT GAGTTAAAAGAGGAATTCACCAGGATCCTGACTGCAAACAACCCACATGCCCCTCAGAATATCGTCCGATACAGCTTCAAG GAACGTTCATACAAGCCAATCAGCAGTGTGGATCAGCTGGCTGTCCACTTTGTGCTGGAGGGTAACCTGTTGCACCAGGACTCAGATGAGGCACGCAGACAGAGGGCCAAACAGGGCCTCCCTGAGG AAAAAGCCACAGTTGAGACCGCTGTAGCTGAAAAACCTGAGACTCCG GCTGCAGGTGGGGAGGATGCAGGGGATGtggaggagggcgggggagaggagAGCGCTGACAGCGTGGAGTCCAAGGCTGGCAAGAAGGAGCAGAAAATCACCAACCAGTTCAACTTCAGTGAGAGGGCCTCCCAAACCCTCAACAACCCACTCAGG GAAAGGGGATGTCAGACAGAGCCCCCTCCTCGTGCAAACTTCTCAGCTACTGCCAATCAG tGGGAGATCTATGACGTGTATTTGGAGGTGCTGCAGAAGCAGGAGAAGAACAAGGAGAAGGCAAAAGCCGTCCCCAAGAAGGACGACGACAAAGGCAAGAAGAAGATGATGCTGGTGGAGACTCAG AGTGATGACATCACCAAAGTGGCCAAGGTGGCCAAGATCATCGAGCGGATGGTGAACCAAAACACGTTTGACGACATTGCACAAG ATTTTAAGTACTTTGAAGATGCCTCTGATGAGTACCGGGAGCAGGAGGGCACCCTTCTCCCCCTCTGGAAGTTTCAGTATGACAAAGCCAAGAGACTGTCTGTCACTGCCCTCTGCTG gaatgaaagCTACAAAGATTTGTTTGCCGTCGGCCTTGGATCAT ACGACTTCACCAAGCAGGGGCGGGGCATGCTGGTGTTCTACTCCCTGAAGAACTCCACTTTCCCTGAGTATATCTACCCCACGACGTCGGGCATCCTGTGCCTGGACATCCACAAGCACCTGCCCTACCTGGTGGCCGTGGGCTTCTACGACGGCTGCGTGGCCGTCTACAACCTCAAAGAAGAGACGCTGCAGCCCATCTATAAGAGCACCGCCAAGTCTGGCAAGCACACCGACCCCGTGTGGCAG GTGAAGTGGCAGAAGGACGACATGGACAACAATCACAACTTCTTCTCTGTGTCATCTGATGGCCGTGTGGTGTCATGGACTCTTGTCAAG AATGAGCTGGTCTTCACAGACATCATCAAGCTGTCGTTGGCGGGAGCTGTGTCAGAAGGACCAGAAGGCGTGCAACTTCCCATCATGG CTTGTGGAACATCCTTCGACTTCCACAAACAGATTGACTACCTCTTCCTGGTTGGCACGGAGGAGGGCAAGATTCACAAG TGCTCCAAGGCTTACTCCAGCCAATTCCTGGAGACCTACAATGCCCATAACATGGCAGTGGACGCAGTTAAGTGGAACCACTTCCACACCAAGGTCTTTATAtcctgcagctctgattggaccGTCAAGATCTGGGACCACACCATCAA GACCCCAATGTTCACCTTTGACCTGAACGCCTCTGTGGGAGATGTGGCATGGTCTCCttactcctccactgtcttcgCTGCAGTCACCACTGATGGCAAG GTTCATACCTTTGACCTTAGCATCAACAAATATGAGGCCATCTGCCAGCAGCCGGTGGTGGCCAAGAAAAAGACTAAGCTGACTCACATTGAGTTTAACCCCGTCTACCCCATCATCATCGTGGGAGACGACCGAGGATATGTCACCAGCCTCAAGCTCTCGCCTAACCTGCGCAAAAAACCCAAG